The following proteins are co-located in the Hyalangium minutum genome:
- a CDS encoding helix-turn-helix domain-containing protein produces MEKPLASILGLAVRTARLRAGLTQEDVAERIGMASEVYGRMERGQMLPRVENLRRLCLVLNVPPHELLGLDSADFRGVFPVEEVKPRSDDSADMRRLLRRLRKLSATQVKLLSQISGAMMARGRNTRNRRRLSLLEPE; encoded by the coding sequence ATGGAAAAGCCGCTGGCGAGCATCCTCGGCCTGGCCGTGCGCACTGCCCGCTTGCGCGCGGGATTGACCCAGGAGGACGTGGCCGAGCGCATTGGCATGGCCTCGGAGGTGTACGGGCGCATGGAGCGCGGGCAGATGCTGCCACGTGTGGAGAACCTGCGGCGGCTGTGCCTGGTGCTCAACGTGCCGCCCCACGAGCTGCTCGGCCTGGACTCCGCCGACTTCCGGGGCGTCTTCCCCGTGGAGGAGGTGAAGCCCCGCTCGGATGACTCCGCCGACATGCGCCGCCTGCTGCGGCGGCTGCGCAAGCTCAGCGCCACCCAGGTGAAGCTGCTCAGCCAAATCTCCGGCGCGATGATGGCCCGGGGCCGCAACACCCGGAACCGCCGGCGCCTGTCCCTGCTCGAGCCCGAGTGA
- a CDS encoding DUF2381 family protein: MSPSPPALLLALLLLGTASTVWAQPSPCQTGRRRIELKEGAAPPPEICISPGLVTSLLFDRELAPKVELEGRPRFERVEAMNRSMLLMPSEKLAPGERLQLTVRFTGTAAPASASFILVVYRDEADRQVDIFRAPRSSESCQAEIARKEEELQSCLQGQPPPALGGLARLLADGAFEDHTLPPRPLDFPPPVLASGAALQVKRLRLYVAKNRLVLEANVMNNDPSRPLRLASAAVTGASGQPLEPLDVVLPKPIPPRKNGSIWVEVTRPDENLPGTYSLQVWDEDKVRTFTLSGLNLR, from the coding sequence TCCTGCTCGGGACAGCCTCCACCGTCTGGGCCCAGCCCTCCCCCTGCCAGACAGGAAGACGCCGCATCGAGCTGAAGGAAGGCGCGGCGCCTCCCCCCGAGATTTGCATCAGCCCGGGGCTGGTCACCTCGCTGCTCTTCGACCGGGAGCTGGCCCCCAAGGTGGAACTGGAGGGCCGCCCTCGCTTCGAGCGCGTGGAGGCCATGAACCGCTCCATGCTCTTGATGCCCTCGGAGAAGCTGGCCCCGGGCGAGCGGCTCCAGCTGACGGTGCGCTTCACGGGGACCGCAGCTCCGGCGAGCGCCTCCTTCATCCTCGTCGTCTACCGGGACGAGGCCGATCGCCAGGTGGATATCTTCCGTGCGCCCCGCAGCTCGGAGTCCTGTCAGGCCGAGATTGCGCGCAAGGAGGAAGAGCTGCAGAGCTGCCTCCAGGGGCAGCCTCCCCCCGCTCTCGGCGGGCTCGCGCGGTTGCTGGCGGACGGGGCGTTTGAGGACCACACCCTCCCCCCCCGTCCTCTCGACTTCCCGCCTCCCGTTCTGGCTTCGGGGGCCGCGCTCCAGGTGAAGCGGCTGCGGCTCTACGTGGCCAAGAACCGGCTCGTGCTGGAGGCGAATGTCATGAACAACGACCCCTCGAGGCCCTTGCGGCTGGCAAGCGCCGCCGTCACCGGCGCGTCCGGCCAGCCACTGGAGCCGCTCGATGTGGTGCTGCCCAAACCCATCCCCCCCCGGAAGAACGGCTCCATCTGGGTGGAGGTGACCCGCCCAGATGAAAACCTTCCGGGCACCTACAGCCTGCAGGTGTGGGATGAGGACAAGGTGCGCACCTTCACCCTCTCCGGCTTGAATCTGCGCTGA